A genomic stretch from Xenopus laevis strain J_2021 chromosome 6S, Xenopus_laevis_v10.1, whole genome shotgun sequence includes:
- the cavin4.S gene encoding caveolae-associated protein 4, translating to MDHETSSEKDRVNLNRLSMVSEDSVDHDAALTIVAVLDKVATIVDTVQASQKRIEERHREMEDAIKTIQIELLKLAQAHSNTSYTVNKLLEKTRKVSSNVKDVKSRVDKQSDQVQKVESKQEEMLRKNKFRVVIFQEDIECPTKLTVAKQSALDGNLRDDLYPPDDLSSDEEYSVQESRTSRLKKSGMKRINNIKKAFSKESMQKTKQNFGNKVNRLRTRIVTPERRERLRQSGERLKTSGERFKQSIAKAAPKKEAFKINIKKKGKQRTTAEGQEGGKEDETDSEEPTAKPISEEVTYTEVVTVKKKKKKNEENAELLLSQEDEKPSPVPEKTEKPLLKVEKKAESDEIPLVDINLSQ from the exons ATGGATCATGAAACAAGTTCAGAGAAAGACAGGGTCAACCTGAATCGTTTATCCATGGTCTCAGAGGATTCAGTAGATCACGATGCAGCCTTGACTATTGTCGCAGTTCTGGACAAAGTAGCCACGATTGTAGACACTGTGCAGGCAAGTCAAAAAAGGATTGAGGAGCGACACAGAGAAATGGAGGATGCGATCAAGACAATTCAAATTGAACTCTTGAAGCTTGCACAAGCTCACAGCAATACAAGTTACACAGTTAACAAATTGCTTGAAAAGACCCGCAAAGTCAGCTCCAATGTAAAAGATGTAAAGTCTCGAGTTGACAAGCAGAGTGATCAGGTCCAAAAGGTGGAGTCCAAACAAGAGGAGATGctgagaaaaaataaattcagagttgttatttttcag GAGGATATTGAATGTCCAACAAAACTGACAGTTGCTAAGCAATCAGCATTAGATGGGAACCTAAGGGATGACTTATACCCACCAGATGACCTGTCTTCTGATGAGGAATATAGTGTGCAAGAAAGTCGGACTTCACGCCTAAAAAAATCTGGAATGAAGCGTATTAATAACATAAAGAAGGCATTTTCAAAAGAAAGCATGCAGAAAACGAAGCAAAACTTTGGAAACAAAGTCAACAGGTTACGCACAAGGATTGTAACTCCAGAGAGAAGAGAAAGATTAAGGCAGTCTGGTGAGAGGCTGAAAACGTCTGGAGAAAGGTTCAAACAATCAATAGCAAAGGCAGCACCCAAAAAAGAGGCctttaaaattaacattaaaaaGAAGGGAAAACAGAGGACCACCGCAGAAGGACAGGAAGGTGGTAAAGAAGATGAAACAGACTCTGAGGAGCCTACTGCTAAACCTATCTCTGAAGAGGTCACATACACAGAAGTGGTGActgtaaaaaagaagaagaagaagaatgaggAAAATGCTGAACTTCTGCTGTCCCAAGAGGATGAGAAACCTAGCCCCGTTCCAGAAAAAACAGAGAAGCCTTTGTTGAAAGTGGAAAAGAAAGCAGAGTCAGATGAGATACCACTGGTAGACATAAATCTGTCCCAGTAA